In the Sarcophilus harrisii chromosome 3, mSarHar1.11, whole genome shotgun sequence genome, one interval contains:
- the TBCB gene encoding tubulin-folding cofactor B isoform X3, protein MDLELYTADDRFCMKLDQDDALLGSYPVDDGCRIHVIDRSGARLGEYEDLSQVEKFELSQSAYESRTDSVRSFLKRSKMGKFNEEEQKRREAEAAQRLAEEKAQAQAIPVGSRCQVQASGQPTKRGTVMYVGLTDFKPGYWVGVRYDEPLGKHDGSVNGKRYFECQDKYGAFVKPHTVTVGDFPEEDYGLDDDEM, encoded by the exons ATGGACTTGGAGCTCTACACTGCCGATGATCGCTTCTGCATGAAACTCGACCAGGACGACGCGCTCTTGGGCTCCTACCCAGTGGATGATGGCTGCAGGATCCAC GTCATTGACCGCAGCGGGGCCCGTCTGGGCGAGTATGAGGACCTGTCCCAGGTGGAGAAGTTTGAGCTCTCCCAGTCAGCCTATGAAAGCAGAACGG ACTCCGTACGCTCCTTCCTGAAGCGCAGCAAGATGGGCAAATTCAATGAGGAGGAGCAGAAGCGGCGGGAGGCCGAGGCAGCCCAGCGCCTGGCTGAAGAGAAGGCCCAGGCCCAGGCCATCCCGGTGGGGAGCCGCTGCCAAGTGCAGGCGTCCGGCCAGCCCACCAAGCGGGGCACCGTCATGTATGTGG GACTTACGGATTTCAAGCCTGGCTACTGGGTCGGTGTGCGCTACGATGAGCCGCTGGGGAAACATGACGGCAG TGTGAATGGCAAACGATACTTTGAGTGCCAGGACAAGTATGGTGCCTTTGTCAAGCCACACACGGTGACAGTTGGGGACTTCCCCGAGGAAGATTACGGACTGGACGATGATGAGATGTGA